Within Chloroflexota bacterium, the genomic segment CTCGCTGTCAAGGGGTCCACCGCTTTCCAGACGCCGCCTGGCGTCTACCGGATCCTCCGTCGCGTGCAGGACGAAACGATGGACAGTTCCACCATTGGAATACCCCGGAGTTCGCCCAATGGCTATTACCTGAAAGGCGTGTTGTTTACGCAATATTTCACGAACGACGGCGCTGCCCTGCACTACAACTACTGGCGCAGCAACTGGGGCTACGGCGCGAGCCATGGATGTCTCGGGATGAACTACGATGACTCGAAGTTCTTCTGGGACTTCGGCAGCGTCGGGACCATCGTTTACGTGCACTCCTAACCGCGGGTGAGCGACCGCGTCGACGGGACGTCTCGCCCGCCGGGGCGCCGATGAGCATGACGCCGGCCGCGATGGTGATCGCGCAGTCGGGCGGACCGACCGCCGTCGTCAACGCCAGCCTCGTGGGCGCGTGCGCGGTGGGAGATGCAAGCGCCAGCGTGGATCGCGTGCTGGGCGCCCGCTTCGGCGTCGAGGGGCTTCGCGACGGCGACTTCGTCGATCTCTCGGCGCTGTCCTCCCCCAACCTTCGTCGGCTCCGTGGTACGCCCGGCGCCGCGCTCGGCTCCTCGCGCCACCGCCCGACTGACGAAGAGATCGCGAGCTGTCTGGCGGTCCTGGATCGCCACCTGATCCGCTGGGTCGTGCTCATCGGGGGGAACGATTCGGCGGAGACGCTTCACCGATTGCACGTCGCGGCCGTGGGCCGCGGGTCGGCGGCTCGCTTCGTCGGCGTGCCGAAGACGATCGACAACGACTTGCCCCACATGGATCACGCCCCCGGTTACGGCAGCGCAGCGCGATATCTCGCTATCGCCGCGAGAGAAGCTGGTCTGGACACCTGCGCGATGCGACGCACCGACCCCATCAAGATCATCGAGGTGATGGGTCGAAACGCGGGCTGGCTGGCCGCGGCGTCGGCTTTGGGCCGCGAGCGTGTTGATGACCCCCCCCAGATCATCTTCTTCCCAGAGCGCCCGCGCCCGGTGGACCGGATGCTCGAGGAGATTCGCGCGGCCCACGCCGCCCATGGCTGGGCGCTCGTGACGATCAGTGAGAATCAGCGGGACGACGCGGGCGCGCCGATCGGGGGATCTCAACCGATCCACGTCGATCCGCACGGCCACGAGTACCACGAGAGCGCCGGCCTCGCCCTCGTGCGGGCCGTGCAGTCACGCCTTGGGCTGCGGGCCCGATACGAGCGGCCAGGCAGCCTGCAGCGCACGTCCGCGGCGATGCTGTCCGCGGTGGACGTCGAGGAGGCCGAGGCGGCAGGGGCGCATGCGGCGCGCCTGGCCCTTCGCGGCGAGAGCGACGTTATGGTGGCGATTCAGCGGCGAGAAGGCCGCGGATATGCCGTGCGCTTCGGCGCGATTCCGCTCGAGCTCGTGGCGCACCAGGAACGGCGGATGCCGGACGAGTACATCGCCTCGTCCGGCATCGACGTCACGGACGCGTATGTCGCCTACGGTCGACCGTTGATCGGAGCGCCGCTCGATCCGACGTTCCGGCTCGAGCGTCGTGGGGCGTAAACGTTAGGCGCCCGAGCCGCCGGCTGGAGTGCCCGAGGCGGCCGACTTGCGCGCCTTCAGCGCTTCCAGCTCTTTGTTGATCTCGTCCTCTTGCTCCAGATGGCGGAAGCGCGTGTCCAGGGTGTCCTGGTCCAGGTCGGCGTACGCCTTCGCCTGGGCTTCCTGCTCCTCGACCTTCTCTTCCATCCGTTCGAATTCCGAGAGGGCGCCGGTGGCGTCGACGCCGGCGAGTGTCTTGCGGATGGTGGTCTCCGTCTTGGCGCGGCGGCTCCGAGCGATAAGCAGGTCCTTCTTGGTCTGGGCTTCCGAGATCTTCTCTTCGAGCTGCGCGAGGGCCTCCTTGAGCTGCTCGACCTGGGCCGATTGCTCGGTCCACTGCTGCTTGAATCCGTCGGCGGTCTCCTGGAACGTGCGCCGCCGGGCGAGGGCCTCCTTCGCCAGGTCATCCTGGCCGCGTTCGACGGCCATCTCGGCCTTGCGCTGCCACTCGTCCGCCTTGGCCTGGTTCTCCTGGTACCGCTTCTCGAGCTTGCGCTCGTCCGCGATGGCAGCCGCGACCTGGGTCTTGACCTGGATGAGCTGGTTGTTCATGTCCAGCATGAGCTGGCGAATCACCTTCTCCGGGTCCTCAGCCCTGCTGATCAGGTCGTTGATGTTCGCGCGAATGAGGGTTGACACGCGGTCGAGTAGTCCCATGGTCTCGTTCCTCCTCCCTTGTGGTCCGTAGGTCACGGCTCGTTTGGATCTCGGTTTTCGGCGCGCCGGGCCAGGAGCCTTGAGCGGATGGCCTCGATCTCGCGTTCGATCTCGAGGTCGTTCAGCCGCGCTTCCAGGTCGCCATCGGTCGGCGGTGAGCGCCCGACGCTGCGGGCCGGCGCAACCGTTCGGCGCAGTCGCTCGATCTCGATGCGCATCTCGTCGGCCCGCTGCTCCAGGATGCGCGCCATCCGTGCGTGGCGCTCGGCGCGCGTGCGAGCGCCTTCGGCGAGATCGGGCATACCGCGCTCCCGGGCGAGCGCCTCCCGCCGAGTCCACATGTCGGATGCTTGGGCCTCGCGGACAGCCTGACGCCGCATCCGATGCTCCGCCGCCATGGCGTCCACGAGGGCGACGGGTCGTTCATTCATTGGCGCCGCCCGTACGCAGGGGGCCGGCGCCGGCGAGGCTGGCGTCGAGCGGATCGGCTTGGGTCGCGCTGTCGCGCCGTGCGAGGTAGCGGCCAACCGCCAGCAGCACCGCGCGCGGGTCCGGGGCGGAGGCGAGGCGCAGGAGCGCCTCATAGGCGTCAGGATCGTCTCGAATCTCGTCGGCCCGGAGGGCCAGCCACTCCGCGAAGTTCTCCACGGTGGGCGCGGCGAGCGAGCCCAGCCCCTCTTCGAAGCCGTCTGGGTCGTCGACGAGGTAGCCCGGATGGATGTGGAAGAAGCGCGCCAGCCGGTCGCGGGTGCGTAGCGTGAGGTGCGGCCGGGTGCCGCGCTCGATCTGCGACAGGTATGGGAGGCTGATCGCCTCGCCCAGCTCCGCACCCATGGCGCGAACAACCTCGGACTTCGACAGCGGGCGCCCGAGGCCGCGGAGCTCGCCCTCGACGGATCGAAGATGACGGACCTTCTCGCCGAGGCGCATGCGGTACCTCGAATTTGCAAATTGCAAAGGTTATAGCAGAAGGACCGCCAAAGCGCCATGGCATAATAGCGAGGAGTCCCCATGGAGTGTGCCCCGTGCAGATCCCGACCGGCGCGCAGGCAGATGCCGTCCGCGAGGGCGACCTTCTGACCCTCAACATGGGCCCCCAGCACCCAAGCACCCACGGCGTGTTTCGCATGGTGCTGACCCTCGACGGCGAGACTGTCGTCGCGTGCCGACCGGTGATGGGGTACCTCCATCGTTCGGTGGAGAAGCTGGCCGAGACGCGGACCTACCTCCAGGACATCATCTTCACCGACCGGCTCGATTATCTGGCCCCGATGACCACGAATCTGCCCTATGCCATGGCCACCGAGCGCCTCGCCGGCATCGAGGTACCCGAGCGGGCCGAGTACGTCCGCGTCATCATGTGCGAGCTGCAGCGCTTCGCCAGCCACTGCGTTGCCGTCGGCACCTTCGCCTCGGATACCGGCGCATTCTTCACGCCGATGATGTACACGTTCCAGGCCCGCGAGCAGATCCTCGACATCTACGATCAGGCGTGCGGGGCCCGGATGACGGTCAGCTACATCCGCTACGGCGGTGTTTCGCGCGACCTGACGGACGAGGCGGTGGCGATGATCCGAAGATTCGTCGGCGAGATGGATCGGAACATCGACGAAGTCGAAGCGATGATGACGGGCAATGAGATCTTCAAGGCTCGCACACAGGACATCGGCGTGCTGCCGGCCGATACCGCCTTGGCATACAGCATCACCGGGCCCATGCTTCGGGCGAGTGGCGTGCCGTACGACGTGCGCAAGGCCGAGCCATATTCGGTGTACGACCGGTTCGACTTCGACATCCCCACCCGGCGGAACGGCGACTGTTACGACCGGTATCTCGTGCGCATCGCGGAGATGCGACAGTGCAAGCGCATTCTCGAGCAGGCGCTGAAGGATCTTCCGTCCGGCCCGGTCATGGGGAAGGTGCCGAAGGTGTTTCGGCCGCCCAAAGGCCATGCCTACGCGCGGACGGAGGGGCCGAAAGGCGAGATCGGGTTCTACATCGAGAGCGATGGAAAGGTGGAGCCGTACCGCTTCCACATCCGCGCGCCGAGCTTCATTAACCTTGGCGTATTGAGCCGCCTGGTCGTCGGCCACAAGGTTGCCGACGCGGTGGTGATCCTGGGAAGCATCGACATTGTGATGGGCGAGGTCGATCGCTAATCGCGCGGCCGCGGCCGCATGCTACATCGGTTCCCCATCGGGAGGCGCAGATGTTTGGGAGTGGAATTGCCAAGGGGCTGGCGACGACCTTTGGTCACCTCTTTAAGCCGAAGGTAACCCAGCAGTATCCGGAGGAGCCCGCGCCCCTTGCCGTCGGGTTTCGCGGACTACCGCGTCTGGTATACGACGAGACGCCCGAAGATCTTCGGTGCGTCGCCTGTAGCATCTGCGCGAACGCCTGCCCGGTCGACGTGATCCACATCGAGACCCACCGGGGACCGGACCGCAAGCTCGTTCTCGATCGGTTCGACATCGAGGCAGGTGGCTGCGTCTTTTGCGGGCTGTGTGTGGAAGCGTGTCCCTTCGAAGCGCTGACCATGATGCACGGCTTCGAGCTGGCCGCCTATAACCGCGAGCAGCTTCTCTGGACGAAGGAGATGCTCGCCATCAAAGCGACTCCCCAATCGCTTGCCGACATGGAGCGCATCCACGGTCCGACGGAGAAGGAGGAGAAGGCGACGACGACGCCGTCCAAGACGGGCGCCGCCGCTGTCTCGGGCGGCACCGGCGGCGAGCCGGCCGCCGCCGTCGCGTCAAGCGGCGATTAGCTTCGGCACGCCGCGGCCGTAGGGCGCCTGGGTCGCCAGCGCGCGAGCGGTCGCCAGCGCCATCTCCAGCACCGGCTGGTCGGGGTTGTCCGTCCATTGGACGGCAATCGTCACCGTTCCCGACCTGAAGTGGACGGCGGCTGCGCTCTTCGGGTGGTTCGTTCCGGTGTACAGGTCCCAGGTGCGCGCAACTGCCTCATCGCCGAGCATGCCGTCCAACGGGATGACTGTGTAACCCTTCCCCTCGAGGCCGCTGACGACGTCCGCGAACTCCTGCCGTGCCTCGTCCAGCGTGTCGCTCACGGCCACGGAAACCAGCAGCGACGCGTGGTCACCCGTCGGCGCGTCGGGATCGCCCCGCGTGTACATTCGGAGAATTCGCAGGGTCCCGTCCGCGCCGAGCTGCTGATCGAATTTCGGCTCGTGGCGGAATCCAGACGGGACGATGTCCGGTGTCGGGAGAAAGGCCTCCGCAGCGCTCGCGCGTGGATCCGAGCCATCCTCCGCGTGCCCGATGGTCGCGACGCCGAACAGAAGGAGCGCGATCGCCGCGCTGCGAGTTGCTGAACGCATGATCCAACCTCCGTGTGCCGCGCCGGGCGCGCGGCGTGCTCCGCCCCCCTCTCTTTTTCATAGCACGCACGGGTACGAAAAGGCCGGCCCGGGATCCCGGGCCGGCCTTTCCTGGTCCAGCAGATTGAGGATCGATGGACTACGCAGCGTTGGGTAGATCTGATCGATCCGACATCTCAGGTACGCCTGCGGTGGCCTCGCGCACGGCTTGAACGTCGGAGGCTGGGAACGAGCGGGCGCACATGAAGCAGGCGACCCAACCTCGGTCCTCGATATCCTCGTGCAGATCGCCGCCGCAGACGGGACACGCGCGCAGGAACCATTTCATGCCAGGAGACCTCCTCTCCTTACGTTCCGCGTAACGGAACGGCAACGACGCCGTTGTCGCTGCCAGAATCCTGACCGCATAACACTATACGCACGTGCCCCTCGAAAAGTTCCCGCTTGGTCCTATCAATTTGGGCAAAATGCGGAATTGTGACTATCTGTAATGTCGCGACCGGCGGGTGGTTACGACGTTGTGACGCGGGGAACGGCCTGACAGTGCGAAAAACCGACGCGCACATGCCTGGTTTGATTCGAAATCGCCTGGTGTGCTATCTTCCGCCTCGCTGCGCGCCCTTCCGGACCATCCGGGCGCGCCGTCCGCCGGCGCCGTGACGCCTACTAGCTCCTCTCCGTATCCTTAAGGAAACCCGCATTCTGCACTGCCCGACGCAACCCGCGAGCGTTGAGGTATTCTGGAGGACTGATGGCCCTTGCTCTGAAAACCGAGCGCGACATCTCCAGCCTGCGATCCACGATCGAGTGGCTGCGCGCCTCAAAGCAGCTCCTCGAGACCGACGCCGAGGTCAACCCCGATCTCGAGATCACCGGCATCCAGAAGACGCTCGACGGAAGCATGCCCATCCTCTTCAACAACGTCAAAGGCTATCCGCATGCGCGCGCCATCACGAACCTGTTTGCCAACACCGACATCATGAACCAGATGTTCGGCTGGGGGAGCGATCAGGAGCGGACGCGGAAGCTCGCCCATGCCCTCACCCATCCGATCCGTCCGGTAGAGGTAAGCCAGACAGAAGCTCCGTGCCAGGAAGAGGTCATCACCACCGATCTCGACGTCAACAAGTTCATCATGGCGATACGCCATACCCATCTGGAGACGGAGCTGACGATTGGCTCGGGAAACAGCGTCGTGGTTGGCGATTATTTCCATGGCGGAACCCACATCGGCTACAACCGGATGAACTTTCGATGGGGCAATGTGGGAACGTTTCAGGCGGCACCGGGCGGACACATGTGGCAGGTGCAGACGGAGTTCTATAACCAGTGCCGCTGTCAGCAGGACGCCTGGAAGGAGGGCAAGCCGCCGTGTGACGGGGGCATTCCCTTCACCATGTGCTTCGGGCTGCCACCAGCCTGCACGCTGATCGCCGGCGGCGGATTTGACTACGTCGTACTCCCGCGCGGCGCCGACGAGCTGGGCGCCGCGGGCGCCGTGCAGGGGTACCCGGTGCGGATCGTGAAGGCGCGCACGGTGGACGCGTGGTCGGTCGCCGACTGTGAATACGTTCTCGAGGGCAAGCTCCACCCGCGAGACAAGCGTTTCGAAACCAAGGAGGCGGAGGATGCCAACGTCCAGGGCCGGTACCACTTCCACCCCGAATGGGCCGGGTACATGGGAAAGGCCTATCGGGCGACCACCTTTCACGTCTCCGCCATCACCATGCGCAAGCGCGAGGGCAAGCCGGTCATTTTCCCCCTCGGCGTTCACACGTCCGACGACGCCAACATCGACACGACCGTTCGTGAGGCAGCGATCTTCGAGCTGTGCGAGCGGCTGCAGCCGGGAATCATTCAGGATGTGCACATCCCGTACTGCATGACGGACTGGGGTGGCTGCATCATCCAGGTGAAGAAGCGCAACAAGATCGAAGAGGGCTGGCAGCGCAACTTCCTGGGCGCGATCCTCTCCTGCAGCCAGGGGATGCGCATCGCCATCGCGGTCGATACCGACATCGACATGTACAGCATGGATGACATCATCTGGGCGCTTACAACCCGCGTGAACCCCAAGACTGACATCCTGAACCCGATTCCCGGCGGAATCGGCCAGACGTTCCAGCCCGCCGAGCGCATGACCGCGGGTGAGAAGCAGTGGACCGCTTCGAACACGCAATTCGAGGGAGGGATGGGCATCGACGCCACCGTTCCATTCGGGTACGAGTCCGACTTCATGCGCCCGGTCTATCCCGTCGACCGTGTCGACCTCGGGAAATGGTTCGACGGGGACGACATTGCCCGCGCCAAGTCCCTGATGCACGGGTGGGTCTTGAGCCTGGCGCGCACCGGGCGCTGATGTCCGACGACCGGGGGATTCGCGACCGATTTCCCTTCGCCAAGCCGAGCCCGAACCCGCCGCTGGCCGGCGTGCGCGTGATCGACGCCGGAAACATGGTCTCCGCGCCGTTCTCGACCGTCTTGCTGGCCGATTTTGGCGCCGACGTGATCAAGCTCGAGCACCCGGTCTACGGGGACGGAGAACGGAAACTCGAGCCGATCATCACCCTCCCGAATGGTCAGACTGTCTCGCTCTGGTGGAAGAACGGAGCGCGCAACAAGCGCTGCATCACGCTGAATCTCTCGAAGCCCGAGGGGGCCGCGATTTTCAAGGAGCTGGCCGCCACTGCGGACGTCGTCGTCGAAAATTACACGCCGGGCACCTTCGAACGTTGGGGAATCGGATATGAGGAGCTGAAAAAGGTCAACCCGCGCCTCGTCATGCTCCGAATCTCCGGCTTCGGGCAGACCGGACCGAATCGGGAGCGGGGCGGGTTCGGACGCGTCGCGGAGGCCTTCGCCGGTCTCACCAACCTCATCGGCGAGAAAGATGGGCCCCCAATGACCCCCGGGATCCCCCTGGGCGACCTCATTACCGGCCTGGTGGGGTCCTGGTCCATTATGGTCGCCCTCTACTATCGCGACGCGCGGGGGGGCGAGGGCCAGTTCATCGACCTCGGTCTGTACGAATCGATCTTCCGAATTCTCGAGTTTGACCCCATCCAGTACGACCAGCCCGATCCCAGGCACCCCGAGAAACGGGTCCACACCCGGGAGGGGAATCAGCTCTCGTACGTGGCGCCGAGCGACATGTTCAAGACCAAGGATGGCTACTGGGTCACCCACGCGGCCAGCAATCAGCAGGTGTTCGAGAAGCTCTGTAGGGCGATCGGCCGCGCGGAGCTGATCGACGACCCACGATTCAAAGACAACCCGTCCCGGGTCGACCATCGCGAGGAGATCAACGGAATCGTGAGGGAGTGGATCGCCCAGAGGACTCGCGCCGAGCTGGCCGAGCAATTCGATCCCCTCGGAATTCCGTACGCGCCCGTCTTCGACATGCGCGACGTATTTCAGGACCCGCATTACTTGGCGCGCGAGATGCTCGTTCGCGTCCTCGACCCCCAGCTCGGCGACGCCGTCGTCCAGAACGCGGTGCCGAAATTTTCGAAGACGCCAGGAGGCATCAAGCGCCTGGGGCCGCAGGAGCTTGGCGCGCACAACGAGGAGATCTATTGCGGCGAGTTGGGCTACTCGAAGGAGCGCCTTCAGGAGCTCCGGGACTCCGGCGTTATCTGAGGATGGCTCGGCTCGCGATTACGGGATGAGCAGGACCTTCCCGATGCTCTCGCGGTCCTCGATCATCCGATGCGCCATCGCCGCTTGCGCCAGGGGAAAACGGGCGCCGATCAGCGGCTTCCAACGGCCCTGGGCCATCAACCGGAGCGCGGCGAGGCCGACCGGGCGCAGCGCGTGCGGTCGCGCGCGGCGGAAGCCTCCCGTGCTGTACCCAATCACCGTCTTGTTCTCGCCGTAGAGCGGCCCGAACGCGACGGCCGGGGGCGGACCGCTGGCCTGGCCAAAGGCGACGAGCCGTCCGAACGGAGCCAGGCTGGCCAGGCTCCCCTCGAAGCTGCTGGCTCCCACGCCATCCAGCACAACGTCCGCGCAGGCACCGGCCGTAATTTCACGCACCCGCTCCGCCACATTCTCCAGCCGGTAGTCGATGGCGGCATCGGCGCCCAAGCTCAGCACGGTTTTGACCTTGTCCGGACCCCCCGCCGTACCAATGACCAGCCCCGCGCCGAGGGTCCGGGCGAGTTGGACCGCCGTGCTGCCCACACCTCCCGCGGCCGCCTGCACCAGCACCGTTTCGCCAGGCTGGAGGCGCCCGGCCAGGGTCAGGAGGTTTAGAGCCGTGGTGCCGACCGACGGGAACGT encodes:
- a CDS encoding diphosphate--fructose-6-phosphate 1-phosphotransferase produces the protein MSMTPAAMVIAQSGGPTAVVNASLVGACAVGDASASVDRVLGARFGVEGLRDGDFVDLSALSSPNLRRLRGTPGAALGSSRHRPTDEEIASCLAVLDRHLIRWVVLIGGNDSAETLHRLHVAAVGRGSAARFVGVPKTIDNDLPHMDHAPGYGSAARYLAIAAREAGLDTCAMRRTDPIKIIEVMGRNAGWLAAASALGRERVDDPPQIIFFPERPRPVDRMLEEIRAAHAAHGWALVTISENQRDDAGAPIGGSQPIHVDPHGHEYHESAGLALVRAVQSRLGLRARYERPGSLQRTSAAMLSAVDVEEAEAAGAHAARLALRGESDVMVAIQRREGRGYAVRFGAIPLELVAHQERRMPDEYIASSGIDVTDAYVAYGRPLIGAPLDPTFRLERRGA
- a CDS encoding PspA/IM30 family protein, with amino-acid sequence MGLLDRVSTLIRANINDLISRAEDPEKVIRQLMLDMNNQLIQVKTQVAAAIADERKLEKRYQENQAKADEWQRKAEMAVERGQDDLAKEALARRRTFQETADGFKQQWTEQSAQVEQLKEALAQLEEKISEAQTKKDLLIARSRRAKTETTIRKTLAGVDATGALSEFERMEEKVEEQEAQAKAYADLDQDTLDTRFRHLEQEDEINKELEALKARKSAASGTPAGGSGA
- a CDS encoding helix-turn-helix transcriptional regulator, translating into MRLGEKVRHLRSVEGELRGLGRPLSKSEVVRAMGAELGEAISLPYLSQIERGTRPHLTLRTRDRLARFFHIHPGYLVDDPDGFEEGLGSLAAPTVENFAEWLALRADEIRDDPDAYEALLRLASAPDPRAVLLAVGRYLARRDSATQADPLDASLAGAGPLRTGGANE
- a CDS encoding NADH-quinone oxidoreductase subunit D, producing MPTGAQADAVREGDLLTLNMGPQHPSTHGVFRMVLTLDGETVVACRPVMGYLHRSVEKLAETRTYLQDIIFTDRLDYLAPMTTNLPYAMATERLAGIEVPERAEYVRVIMCELQRFASHCVAVGTFASDTGAFFTPMMYTFQAREQILDIYDQACGARMTVSYIRYGGVSRDLTDEAVAMIRRFVGEMDRNIDEVEAMMTGNEIFKARTQDIGVLPADTALAYSITGPMLRASGVPYDVRKAEPYSVYDRFDFDIPTRRNGDCYDRYLVRIAEMRQCKRILEQALKDLPSGPVMGKVPKVFRPPKGHAYARTEGPKGEIGFYIESDGKVEPYRFHIRAPSFINLGVLSRLVVGHKVADAVVILGSIDIVMGEVDR
- a CDS encoding NADH-quinone oxidoreductase subunit I codes for the protein MFGSGIAKGLATTFGHLFKPKVTQQYPEEPAPLAVGFRGLPRLVYDETPEDLRCVACSICANACPVDVIHIETHRGPDRKLVLDRFDIEAGGCVFCGLCVEACPFEALTMMHGFELAAYNREQLLWTKEMLAIKATPQSLADMERIHGPTEKEEKATTTPSKTGAAAVSGGTGGEPAAAVASSGD
- a CDS encoding UbiD family decarboxylase; its protein translation is MALALKTERDISSLRSTIEWLRASKQLLETDAEVNPDLEITGIQKTLDGSMPILFNNVKGYPHARAITNLFANTDIMNQMFGWGSDQERTRKLAHALTHPIRPVEVSQTEAPCQEEVITTDLDVNKFIMAIRHTHLETELTIGSGNSVVVGDYFHGGTHIGYNRMNFRWGNVGTFQAAPGGHMWQVQTEFYNQCRCQQDAWKEGKPPCDGGIPFTMCFGLPPACTLIAGGGFDYVVLPRGADELGAAGAVQGYPVRIVKARTVDAWSVADCEYVLEGKLHPRDKRFETKEAEDANVQGRYHFHPEWAGYMGKAYRATTFHVSAITMRKREGKPVIFPLGVHTSDDANIDTTVREAAIFELCERLQPGIIQDVHIPYCMTDWGGCIIQVKKRNKIEEGWQRNFLGAILSCSQGMRIAIAVDTDIDMYSMDDIIWALTTRVNPKTDILNPIPGGIGQTFQPAERMTAGEKQWTASNTQFEGGMGIDATVPFGYESDFMRPVYPVDRVDLGKWFDGDDIARAKSLMHGWVLSLARTGR
- a CDS encoding CoA transferase; translated protein: MGLEPGAHRALMSDDRGIRDRFPFAKPSPNPPLAGVRVIDAGNMVSAPFSTVLLADFGADVIKLEHPVYGDGERKLEPIITLPNGQTVSLWWKNGARNKRCITLNLSKPEGAAIFKELAATADVVVENYTPGTFERWGIGYEELKKVNPRLVMLRISGFGQTGPNRERGGFGRVAEAFAGLTNLIGEKDGPPMTPGIPLGDLITGLVGSWSIMVALYYRDARGGEGQFIDLGLYESIFRILEFDPIQYDQPDPRHPEKRVHTREGNQLSYVAPSDMFKTKDGYWVTHAASNQQVFEKLCRAIGRAELIDDPRFKDNPSRVDHREEINGIVREWIAQRTRAELAEQFDPLGIPYAPVFDMRDVFQDPHYLAREMLVRVLDPQLGDAVVQNAVPKFSKTPGGIKRLGPQELGAHNEEIYCGELGYSKERLQELRDSGVI
- a CDS encoding quinone oxidoreductase, with translation MRAVVVTAFGGPEVLELREAPIPEPAAGQVRVRVAATTVNFADIQGRRASYVVARTPPFVPGLEAAGTIDAIGPGVTGLEIGQRVSAHTEGGSYAEYALARAIETFPIPDSIDLESASTFPSVGTTALNLLTLAGRLQPGETVLVQAAAGGVGSTAVQLARTLGAGLVIGTAGGPDKVKTVLSLGADAAIDYRLENVAERVREITAGACADVVLDGVGASSFEGSLASLAPFGRLVAFGQASGPPPAVAFGPLYGENKTVIGYSTGGFRRARPHALRPVGLAALRLMAQGRWKPLIGARFPLAQAAMAHRMIEDRESIGKVLLIP